A single region of the Chionomys nivalis chromosome 5, mChiNiv1.1, whole genome shotgun sequence genome encodes:
- the Mybph gene encoding myosin-binding protein H isoform X1, giving the protein MTGKASSEASVSSPSETATSEASVSNPSETAPEPVQVPTMESSGEVVASESMGQEQAPEPQKPDSQALDPEAPEASAMPTTAKPEPPSEDVPSAPLQLTLEDVSQSSLTVSWEPPEKLGKLGLQGYVLELCREGASEWVPVNPRPAMVTQQTVRNLALGDKFFLRVTAVSSAGAGPAAVLDHPVHIQEIIETPKIRVPRHLRQTYIRRVGESVNLQIPFQGKPKPQVSWTHNGHALDSQRVNVRTGDQDSILFIRSAQRSDSGRYELTVRLEGLEAKANIDILVIEKPGPPSSIRLLDVWGCNAALEWTPPQDTGNTELLGYTVQKADKKTGQWFTVLERYHPTTCTISDLIIGNSYSFRVFSENLCGLSDAATTTKELAHIQKADITAKPKGFIERDFSEAPSFTQPLADHTSTPGYSTQLFCSVRASPKPKIIWMKNKMDIQGDPKYRAVSEQGVCTLEIRKPSPFDSGVYTCKAINVLGEASVDCRLEVKAWSHTRAQKDIVCQVLQA; this is encoded by the exons ATGACAGGAAAAGCCAGCTCTGAGGCTTCTGTCTCGAGTCCAAGCGAGACAGCCACCTCTGAGGCTTCTGTCTCGAATCCAAGCGAGACAGCGCCTGAGCCTGTCCAGGTGCCCACCATGGagtcttctggagaggtggtagCATCAGAGTCCATGGGGCAAGAGCAGGCTCCAGAGCCACAGAAGCCTGACTCTCAGGCACTGGACCCCGAAGCCCCTGAAGCTTCTGCCATGCCCACAACTGCTAAGCCTGAACCTCCAAGTGAAG ATGTCCCCAGTGCCCCACTGCAGCTGACCTTGGAGGATGTGAGTCAGAGCTCCCTGACTGTGAGCTGGGAGCCTCCCGAGAAGCTGGGGAAGCTGGGGCTTCAAGGCTATGTATTGGAGCTCTGTCGAGAGGGAG CCTCAGAATGGGTGCCTGTGAATCCCCGGCCCGCGATGGTGACCCAGCAGACGGTTCGAAACCTGGCCCTGGGAGACAAGTTCTTCCTGCGTGTGACTGCAGTTAGCTCCGCAGGGGCGGGCCCTGCAGCTGTACTGGACCATCCTGTCCACATCCAAGAGATCATTG AAACCCCCAAGATCCGTGTTCCCCGACACCTTCGGCAGACCTACATCCGCCGGGTGGGAGAGTCCGTCAACCTGCAAATCCCCTTCCAG GGGAAGCCCAAACCACAGGTCTCCTGGACCCACAATGGCCACGCGCTGGACAGCCAGAGGGTGAATGTGCGCACGGGGGACCAGGACTCCATCCTCTTCATTCGCTCCGCTCAGCGCTCAGACTCGGGCCGCTACGAGCTCACTGTGCGTCTGGAAGGCTTGGAAGCCAAGGCCAACATTGACATCCTCGTGATTG AGAAGCCTGGGCCCCCGAGTAGCATCAGGCTACTGGATGTCTGGGGCTGCAATGCCGCCCTCGAGTGGACTCCCCCCCAGGACACAGGCAACACCGAGCTCCTGGGCTACACGGTGCAGAAGGCAGACAAGAAGACAGGG CAATGGTTCACGGTGTTGGAGCGTTACCACCCTACCACCTGCACCATCTCAGACCTCATCATTGGGAACTCCTACTCCTTCCGGGTCTTCTCGGAAAACCTGTGTGGGCTCAGCGATGCGGCCACCACCACCAAGGAGTTGGCTCACATCCAGAAGGCAG ATATCACTGCCAAACCTAAGGGGTTTATTGAGCGAGACTTCTCAGAAGCCCCGTCGTTCACCCAGCCCCTGGCTGACCACACCTCCACTCCCGGCTATAGCACACAACTCTTCTGCAGCGTCCGAGCTTCACCCAAG CCCAAGATCATCTGGATGAAAAACAAGATGGATATCCAGGGTGACCCCAAGTACCGTGCAGTTTCTGAGCAAGGGGTCTGCACCCTGGAGATCCGGAAGCCCAGCCCTTTTGACTCTGGGGTCTACACATGCAAGGCCATCAACGTGCTAGGGGAGGCCTCTGTGGACTGCCGATTAGAGGTCAAAG CTTGGTCACATACCAGGGCTCAGAAGGACATTGTCTGCCAGGTCCTGCAGGCCTGA
- the Mybph gene encoding myosin-binding protein H isoform X2 yields the protein MTGKASSEASVSSPSETATSEASVSNPSETAPEPVQVPTMESSGEVVASESMGQEQAPEPQKPDSQALDPEAPEASAMPTTAKPEPPSEDVPSAPLQLTLEDVSQSSLTVSWEPPEKLGKLGLQGYVLELCREGASEWVPVNPRPAMVTQQTVRNLALGDKFFLRVTAVSSAGAGPAAVLDHPVHIQEIIETPKIRVPRHLRQTYIRRVGESVNLQIPFQGKPKPQVSWTHNGHALDSQRVNVRTGDQDSILFIRSAQRSDSGRYELTVRLEGLEAKANIDILVIEKPGPPSSIRLLDVWGCNAALEWTPPQDTGNTELLGYTVQKADKKTGQWFTVLERYHPTTCTISDLIIGNSYSFRVFSENLCGLSDAATTTKELAHIQKADITAKPKGFIERDFSEAPSFTQPLADHTSTPGYSTQLFCSVRASPKPKIIWMKNKMDIQGDPKYRAVSEQGVCTLEIRKPSPFDSGVYTCKAINVLGEASVDCRLEVKASATH from the exons ATGACAGGAAAAGCCAGCTCTGAGGCTTCTGTCTCGAGTCCAAGCGAGACAGCCACCTCTGAGGCTTCTGTCTCGAATCCAAGCGAGACAGCGCCTGAGCCTGTCCAGGTGCCCACCATGGagtcttctggagaggtggtagCATCAGAGTCCATGGGGCAAGAGCAGGCTCCAGAGCCACAGAAGCCTGACTCTCAGGCACTGGACCCCGAAGCCCCTGAAGCTTCTGCCATGCCCACAACTGCTAAGCCTGAACCTCCAAGTGAAG ATGTCCCCAGTGCCCCACTGCAGCTGACCTTGGAGGATGTGAGTCAGAGCTCCCTGACTGTGAGCTGGGAGCCTCCCGAGAAGCTGGGGAAGCTGGGGCTTCAAGGCTATGTATTGGAGCTCTGTCGAGAGGGAG CCTCAGAATGGGTGCCTGTGAATCCCCGGCCCGCGATGGTGACCCAGCAGACGGTTCGAAACCTGGCCCTGGGAGACAAGTTCTTCCTGCGTGTGACTGCAGTTAGCTCCGCAGGGGCGGGCCCTGCAGCTGTACTGGACCATCCTGTCCACATCCAAGAGATCATTG AAACCCCCAAGATCCGTGTTCCCCGACACCTTCGGCAGACCTACATCCGCCGGGTGGGAGAGTCCGTCAACCTGCAAATCCCCTTCCAG GGGAAGCCCAAACCACAGGTCTCCTGGACCCACAATGGCCACGCGCTGGACAGCCAGAGGGTGAATGTGCGCACGGGGGACCAGGACTCCATCCTCTTCATTCGCTCCGCTCAGCGCTCAGACTCGGGCCGCTACGAGCTCACTGTGCGTCTGGAAGGCTTGGAAGCCAAGGCCAACATTGACATCCTCGTGATTG AGAAGCCTGGGCCCCCGAGTAGCATCAGGCTACTGGATGTCTGGGGCTGCAATGCCGCCCTCGAGTGGACTCCCCCCCAGGACACAGGCAACACCGAGCTCCTGGGCTACACGGTGCAGAAGGCAGACAAGAAGACAGGG CAATGGTTCACGGTGTTGGAGCGTTACCACCCTACCACCTGCACCATCTCAGACCTCATCATTGGGAACTCCTACTCCTTCCGGGTCTTCTCGGAAAACCTGTGTGGGCTCAGCGATGCGGCCACCACCACCAAGGAGTTGGCTCACATCCAGAAGGCAG ATATCACTGCCAAACCTAAGGGGTTTATTGAGCGAGACTTCTCAGAAGCCCCGTCGTTCACCCAGCCCCTGGCTGACCACACCTCCACTCCCGGCTATAGCACACAACTCTTCTGCAGCGTCCGAGCTTCACCCAAG CCCAAGATCATCTGGATGAAAAACAAGATGGATATCCAGGGTGACCCCAAGTACCGTGCAGTTTCTGAGCAAGGGGTCTGCACCCTGGAGATCCGGAAGCCCAGCCCTTTTGACTCTGGGGTCTACACATGCAAGGCCATCAACGTGCTAGGGGAGGCCTCTGTGGACTGCCGATTAGAGGTCAAAG CCTCTGCCACACACTGA
- the Chi3l1 gene encoding chitinase-3-like protein 1 — protein MPSSAEARMGVRVALTGFAVLMLLQCCSAYKLVCYYTSWSQYREGDGSCFPDAIDHFLCTHIIYSFANISNNEIDTWEWNDVTLYGTLNALKTRNPNLKTLLSVGGWNFGSQRFSRIASNSQRRRTFIKSVAPFLRAHGFDGLDLAWLYPGPKDKQHLTTLIKELKAEFTKEVQPGTEKLLLSAAMSAGKVALDSGYDIAQISQHLDFMSLMTYDFHGAWRQTTGHHSPLFRGQKDISSDRFSNVDYAVGYMLRLGAPASKLVMGIPTFGRSFTLASSEMGVGAPISGPGLPGRFTKEEGVLAYYEICDFLKGAEVHRILGQQVPYATKGNQWVGYDDQESVKNKVQYLKNKQLAGAMVWALDLDDFRGSFCGQNLRFPLTNAVKEALAKA, from the exons atgcccagctctgctGAAGCCAGGATGGGTGTGAGGGTGGCACTGACAG GTTTTGCGGTCCTGATGCTGCTCCAGTGCT GCTCTGCCTACAAGCTGGTCTGCTACTACACCAGCTGGTCCCAGTACCGGGAAGGCGATGGAAGCTGCTTCCCAGATGCCATCGACCACTTCCTATGCACTCACATCATCTACAGCTTTGCCAACATCAGCAACAATGAGATTGACACATGGGAGTGGAATGACGTGACACTCTATGGCACGCTGAACGCACTTAAAACCAG AAACCCCAAcctgaagaccctcctgtctGTTGGAGGATGGAACTTTGGCTCTCAAAG ATTTTCCAGGATTGCCTCCAACTCTCAGAGACGCAGGACCTTCATCAAGTCGGTTGCCCCATTCCTGAGGGCCCATGGCTTTGATGGGCTGGATCTTGCCTGGCTCTACCCTGGTCCAAAAGACAAGCAGCATCTCACCACCCTCATCAAG GAACTTAAGGCCGAATTCACAAAAGAAGTCCAACCAGggacagagaaactcctgctcaGCGCAGCTATGTCAGCAGGGAAGGTGGCCCTTGACAGTGGCTATGACATCGCCCAGATATCCCA ACACCTGGATTTTATGAGCCTCATGACCTATGATTTCCATGGAGCCTGGCGCCAAACCACAGGACACCACAGCCCTCTCTTCCGAGGCCAAAAGGACATTAGTTCGGACAGATTCAGCAATGTG GACTATGCCGTGGGGTACATGCTGAGGCTGGGAGCCCCCGCCAGCAAGCTAGTGATGGGAATCCCCACCTTTGGGAGGAGCTTCACTCTGGCGTCTTCTGAGATGGGGGTAGGAGCTCCAATCTCAGGACCAGGATTACCAGGCCGGTTCACCAAGGAGGAAGGGGTCCTTGCCTACTATGAG ATCTGTGATTTCCTCAAAGGAGCTGAAGTGCACAGAATACTTGGCCAGCAGGTTCCCTACGCTACCAAGGGCAACCAGTGGGTGGGATATGACGACCAGGAGAGTGTCAAAAACAAG GTGCAGTACCTGAAGAACAAGCAGCTGGCAGGAGCCATGGTGTGGGCGCTGGATTTGGATGACTTCCGGGGCTCCTTCTGCGGGCAGAACCTACGCTTCCCGCTCACCAATGCCGTCAAGGAGGCACTTGCTAAGGCTTAG